From the Endozoicomonas sp. Mp262 genome, the window AGAAATGGTGGCGGCTTCAGTCCGTAGCTGACATACTTCCATGGGGCGGCCTCTCACTGGCAAGGTGTTGTGTGCTATCAACATCATACCTGTGATTGGCTGCCTTCTGTTTAAGCATTGAAAAAATAGCTGCCTACTACTTTCCCCGGTTGGCAAGCTGAAGAAGCTCGGTCAATTTGAGACTTTCACCCACAAAAATCCAGTGAAATGTTAGTCTATATCCCCTTAAAAATCAGGGTCAGGTCTTTCATTGTGCATTGTTAATTTTATGGTCTACCTTTTCAACTCCATCAATAAAAATGAAGTGTTTAAAAATGAGCAGACCCCTACGAATTCAGTACGCTGGTGCGTTATATCATGTCACATCCCGTGGTAATGAGCGCAAGGCTATTTACCGTGAAGATGCAGATTTCTGTTTGTTTCTCGATACTCTTGCAGACGTGTGTGAACAGTTTAACTGGGTCATTCACTCATTCTGCCTGATGACTAACCATTACCATCTGGTAGTAGAAACACCGGATGCGAATCTTTCCCAGGGGATGCGACAGCTTAATGGCGTGTACACAGTCAGGTTTAACCGGAAGTACGGCAGGGTCGGTCATCTTTTTCAGGGTCGCTATAAGGCCATTCTTGTGGATAAAGAGGCTTACCTTATGGAGTTGAGCCGGTATGTAGTGTTAAACCCGGTTAGAGCCAAAATGGTCAAGTCGCCTGATGGATGGCCGTGGAGTAGTTACTGCTATACCTCTGGGCTGTTAGATTCACCACAATGGCTGGCAACAGATGCCACGCTTCGCTATTTTGGTAGCGACCGTGATGAAGCCATTGTCAAATTTACCCGGTTTGTTGCCGAGGGGGTTGGCGTTAATATTTGGGAACATCTTAAACAGCAGATCTATTTGGGCGACGATAATTTCATTAATGATCAGTTGGCCTATAAACCCAAAGGCAAGAGTGCTCTTTCTGAAGTGCCCCATAAACAGAGGCGAAAAACGGCACCACCACTCAGCTATTTTCTGAAAGAAACCAGTCAGCGTGATGAGGCTATTGTTTCTGCCTATCAATCCGGCTGTTATAGCCTTACTGAGATTGCTGATTATGTTGGCCTACACTATACAACCATCAGTAGAATCGTTCGAAAGCGCTGAAAATGAAAAAACGGAGCTAATGCAATCAGCTCAAGATAGAACTTTATCTACAATAGACTGTATTTCACCAGTAGAAATATCAGCCTGC encodes:
- a CDS encoding transposase, which encodes MSRPLRIQYAGALYHVTSRGNERKAIYREDADFCLFLDTLADVCEQFNWVIHSFCLMTNHYHLVVETPDANLSQGMRQLNGVYTVRFNRKYGRVGHLFQGRYKAILVDKEAYLMELSRYVVLNPVRAKMVKSPDGWPWSSYCYTSGLLDSPQWLATDATLRYFGSDRDEAIVKFTRFVAEGVGVNIWEHLKQQIYLGDDNFINDQLAYKPKGKSALSEVPHKQRRKTAPPLSYFLKETSQRDEAIVSAYQSGCYSLTEIADYVGLHYTTISRIVRKR